Part of the Leifsonia soli genome is shown below.
CCGATCCCGCGATGCGACGACCTTCGTGCAGCGCTACACTCCGCGGCGCAAGACGTCGCTGTGGTCGGAGCGCAACATCCGGCTCGTCGAGGGCCTCATCGCCGAGGGCAGGATGCGAGCGGCCGGCCATGCGGAGATCGAGCGGGCGAAGGCCGACGGCCGCTGGGAGCGCGCATACGCGGGGCCCGCATCGATCCAGGTGCCGGACGACCTGGCGGCCGCCCTCGCCGCCTCACCGACGGCTGCCGACACGTTCGCCGGACTGAACGGCCAGAACCGCTACTCCGTCCTGCACCGCATCATCACGGCGCCCAGCGAGACGAGTCGAGCGAACCGGCTGGCCAAGCTGGTGGGGATGCTGGAGCGCGGCGAGACGCCGCATCCGCAGTGACCCGATCCCACCATCCTCGATCCCGCCATCCTCTCGGACCGGCCCACCCGGAACAAGCGTTGATCGGCGGCTCCGCGGCCCCATAGGTTGGGGGTGACACCCCGACGAAAGGACCCGCATGCCGTCCAGCCCCTCGCCCCATGTCGCCTCGCTCACCGATGCCGCGGACACCTACGAGAACGACTTCGGCCGCATCTCGCAGCTCACCGCCGCCGACTTCCCCATCCTGAAGCGGATGTCGCTGAAGCGCATCGTCCTCGAGCCGGGCGGTGTCCGCGAGCCGCAGTGGAACGTGAACGCGAACCAGATCGCCTACGTGGTCCGCGGGACCGTGCTGGTGTCGATGCTGGCCAACGCGGACGAGTTCGCGTCCTTCGTCGTACAGCCGGGTCAGATGTACCACGTCGCCTCCGGCGCGATCTACCACATCGAGAACGTCGGCGAGGAGACGGCGGAGATCATCGCGTCCCTCCGCACCGCGCGGCCCGCGCACTTCTCGCTGCAGAACAGCTTCAACGCGATGACGGACGCCGTGCTCGGCAACACCTACGACCTCCCGTCGTCCGCGTTCGCCGCGTTCGACCGGCACGACGCGCAGCAGATCGTCCGCCGCGAGGGCCCCGCGCGCATCCCGGACACCGCCGGCCTTCCCAACGCGCACCTCTTCGACATCGCCGGGCAGAACCCGCCGCTGTCGTACGACTACGGCAGCGCGCGGCTGGGCCGCAAGCAGTTCTGGGCCGCCCTCGACGACCTCTCGATGTACTCGCTCGAGATCGGCCGCACGGGCATGCGCGAGCCGCACTGGCACCCGGTGACGGCCGAGCTCGGCTACGTGCAGAGCGGGCACGCGCGGATGACGGTGCTCGACCCGGACGGCTCCCTCGACACGTACGAGCTGGAGCCGGGGAACGCCTACTTCATCCCGCGCGCCTACCCGCACCACATCGAGGCGCTGGGCGACGAGGGCATCCACTTCCTGATCTTCTTCGACCAGCCGACACCCGGCGACATCGGCTACCGCGCCACCGCGTCCGCATTCTCGCGCGAGGTGCTGTCGTCGGCGTTCGGCGTTCCCGAGGCGCAGCTCCCGCAGTTCCCGTTCACGCCGATCGACCCGCTGATCGTCGGGCGGACGAACCCGGTCGATCCGGTGGAGTAGGCGCGACGGCTTCGGCCACGCCGACACCGTACAGCCGGGGTCAGGCCGCGAGCGCGCCCGTCAGATACGTGCGCAGGATGCGGCGGAGCCGCGGCTCCAGGTCGATCAGCGCGTGGCCGAGCCGCGGATCGGAACGGTACAGTTCCGCGATCTCCGGGGGCGGGGTGGAGATCTGCCAGAAGGTGCCGGCCAGCGAGGTCGCGGCGGCGACCAGATCGCGTGCCGCCGGATCCGAGAGGCCGGGCAGCGCCTCCCGGACGGCGTCGGCGATCTCGGCGAGGCTCTCGCCGCTCGTCAGCTTGTAGCTGCGCACCGCCTCGACGGAGACGTTGCGCTCGAGGTTCAGCGGGGCCTGCGCGAGCAGGTCGCAGAACGCCCCGCGCGCGGCGAGCGTGGAGGCGAACGCGGCGGCGACCCCGTCGGCGGTGGATGCGCGGCGGACGCGATCGCACAGCACGGGTGTCCACTCCCTCCAGGCCTCGGCGGTGAGGCGGAGGAAGATCTCCTCGCGGGTCTCGAAGTAGCGCAGCATGGCCGACTTGTGCATCCCGACCGCGTCGGCGATGTCGGTCAGGGTGACCGTGCGGATGCCGCGCTCCCGGCCGAGCGCGCGGGCGGCGTCGAGGATGGCGTGCTCGCGCGCCGCCTTGGCTTCGGGGGAGCGGGCTCGGCGGGGACCGCTCACCGACGTCTCCTGCTGGGTCATGTGTCCAGCTTAGCGCAACGGAGTTGCATTAGTTAAAGAAACGGTGTTTCATTAACGCCATGGAACAGACATGGTTCATCACAGGCTCCTCCCGCGGCTTCGGCCGCTCCCTCGTCATCGCCGCGCTCCGGGCGGGTCATCGCGTCGCCGCCACCGCGCGCCGCCCCGAACAGCTCGACGACCTCGTCGCCGAGTACGGCGACCGCATCCTGCCCCTTCGACTCGACGTCACCGACGCCGCCCGCGCCGCCGAAGCGCTGCGCGAGGCGTACGAGCGCTTCGGCCGGCTCGACGTGATCGTGAACAACGCCGGCTACGCCAACGTCTCGCCGATCGAGACGACGGACGACGACGACTTCCGCACCCAGTTCGAGACGAACTTCTGGGGTGTCTACACCATCAGCAAGGCGGCCATCCCGCTGCTGCGCCGACAGGGCGGAGGGCTCGTCATCCAGTTCTCCTCCGTCGGCGGGCGGGTCGGAGGCTCTCCCGGCATCGCGTCGTACCAGGCGGCGAAGTTCGCGATCGACGGCTTCAGCCGGGTCCTGCGGGTCGAGACGGCTCCGTTCGGGGTGAAGGTCCTCGTCGTCGAGCCGAGCGGCTTCCGCACCGACTGGGCCGGTTCGTCGATGGAGGTGCGCGCGATCCCCGCGGGGTACGAGAGCACCGTCGGCGCGATGAATCGCCGGGTGCGGCAGTCCGACGACGGCCCGGCCGGCGACCCGGACCGCGCGGCCGAGATCCTGGTGCGCCTCGCGCAGACCGACGACATCCCGCACAACCTCCCGCTGGGGGTGAACGCGACCGAGATGAGCGTCGCGCAGGATCGCCGCCTCCTGGCCTCCGACCTCGCCTGGGCGCCCGTCTCCCGCTCGGCCGACGCCGCCGAGCCCTACCCCGCCCCTTTCCCGTCCGCCTGACCCCCGCTCCGCTCCCGCCCCTCCCCACCGTCGAGTCCGCGATCTTTGCACGCGCGCACGGCGTGTCGCGTGCAATTCGTGCGTACTCGACGGTGGGGGGAGGGGTCGGTAGGGTTCAACGTCACGACCAGCTACCTCTGGTTCGCCCTCACCTTCTGGGTCTACCTCGAGACCCGGTCGGTGCTGGCCACCGGGATCGTCGGAGGAGCGTACATGCTCCTCGTCGCCGTGTTCTCGATCCTGTTCGGCACGGTCGTCGACCGCCATCGCAAGCAGCACGTGATGCTGCTCGCCTCCCTGCTGACGCTGGCCGCCTTCTCGATCGCCGGCGTGCTCTACCTCGTCTTCCCGGAGGAGGCGCTGCTCGATCTGGGCGGTCCGATGTTCTGGATCTTCGCCGGCATCATCCTCTTCGGTGCGGTGGTCGAGAACCTCCGCAACATCGCGCTGTCGACCACGGTCACTCTGCTCGTACCGGTCGAGCGGCACGCCAACGCCAACGGCCTCGTCGGTACCGTCCAGGGGCTCGCGTTCATCGTCACCAGCGTCTTCAGCGGACTGTCCATCGGCCTGCTCGGGATGGGATGGACACTGGTGATCGCGATCGTGCTGACCGGGCTGGCCGCTTTCCACCTGCTCATGCTGCGCATCCCCGAGGAGCTCCCGGAGCGCGACGCGTCGGCCTCGGCCGTCGATCTGCGGGGGAGCATCGCGGCGATCCGCCAGGCGCCCGGACTGTTCGCCCTCATCGTCTTCTCGACATTCAACAACCTCATCGGCGGGGTCTACCTGGCCCTGATGGACCCGTACGGACTGGAGCTCTTCGAGGTGGAGATGTGGGGCATCGTGCTCGGCGTCGCCTCCACCGGCTTCATCATCGGAGGCCTGGTGGTCGCGAGGTTCGGACTGGGCGCGAACCCCATCCGGACGATGCTGATCCTGGTCGCCGTCATGGGGCTGCTCGGCGCGACCTTCACCCTCCGGGAGTGGTGGCCGCTGTATGCCGCGGGCATCTGGGCGTACATGGCGCTCGTGCCCGCCGTCGAGGCCTCCGAGCAGACGGTGATCCAGAAGATCGTGCCGTTCGCGCGCCAGGGCCGCGTCTTCGGGTTCGCACAGGCGCTGGAGTCGGCCGCCGCCCCGATCACGGCGTTCTTGATCGCCCCGGTGACGCAGTTCCTGATCATCCCGTACATGGCGTCGGACGCGGGCGCAGCCACCTGGGGATGGCTGCTGGGCGACGGAAGCGCGCGGGGGATCGCGCTGGTGTTCCTCGTCTCGGGGCTCGTCATGGTGGGGCTCTCGCTCGGCGCCTTCCTCACCCGCTCCTACCGACGGCTGTCGGCCGAGTACCAGGGGAGCGCGAACGACACGGTCGTGACGGCTCGGTGAACAGGCCGAATGGGGGTCTGCCCCGTAAGCTGTGCACTGGCTATGCTTCGGATCGTTCGGGGGAAGGCCATTCGGAGGGGGAAAGGCCATGTACGGTCTGTCATCGGCGGGAGCATTCGCCGCGGCGGTCGCTGTCGCAGCGATCGTGTTGCTGCTCGCGCCCATCGGCGAGGTGGTGACGCCGGCGGTCCAGGCGGTGGATCTGGTGGTCGCCGGGGTCGCGGGGGCGGCTGCTGCGACGTTCTTGAGCATCGCGGGAGGCCAGCGGCACCGCCGACGGCGGGCGCGCTAGCGCCACACCCCCGTTTTCCGCAAGGGGGCCCTCAAAAGTTGACAACCTCTCCTTCGGTGGGAATCATCACGAAGGTGACGTTGGTGGACGGGACCCTCGAGGACTTCGCCCGCGATTTCGAGATCGCGCTGGCGCAGCGCCAGGTCACGGCCGCCTACCAGCCGCAGATCGACGTGGCGGACGGCGCGGTCGTCGGCGTCGAGGCGCTCGCGCGCTGGACCCATCCGGAGCACGGTGAGGTAGCGCCCGACGTCTTCGTCGACATCGCGCAGAAGACGGGTCTGCTCCCGCTGCTGACGGCGAGGATCATCTCCGATGTGACCTCCCAGTACATTCCGGGATGCACCATCGACGTCGCCGTCAACGTCTCGGCGACCCAGTTGGAGGATCCGTCCCTCTACGACATGTTCGAGGGCGCGTTCGCGACCGGCCGCTGCGACCCGGAGACGCTCACCGTCGAGGTGACGGAGAGCTACAGCATCGAGCACCCGGAACGGGTCGCCGCGCCGCTGGAGGCGCTCGCCGCGGCGGGAGTCACGATCTCGGTGGACGACTTCGGCACCGGGCATTCGTCGTTCGCGCGGGTCGAGTCCCTGCACGCAAGCGAGCTGAAGCTCGACAAGAGCCTGGTGCAGGCGGACGACCGTGTGCGCGAGGTCGCCCAGATCATCACCGAGGCGCACCGCCGGGGCATCCGCGTGGTCGGCGAGGGCGTCGAGAGCCGTGCGCAGCTGGATCGGCTGGCGTCCGCCGGCTGCGATCGCGCCCAGGGCTACTTGATCGCCCGGCCGCAGCCCGCTCCGGCGCTGCTGTCGTGGTACCGGATGCGCACGCGCGAGTCCTGACGCAGAACGCGCCCGGCCTGCGATGAGGCCGAGCGCGTGCGGGATGTCCGATCAGCGGATCAGAGGGCGTCGAACGAGTCGATGTCGACGCGCGACTCCTCCTGACGGGGAGCGGGCGGATCGACCTCGATCTGCGCCCAGGTCACGGGCATGCCCGGGGAGAACAGCACATCGACGCCGGGCCCGCCCCGGAGCGGCGGGATCGTGACGTAACCGCCGCCGGCGCGCACGGCCTCCAGGATCTTCCCGCGCAGGTCGTCCACCGGATCGGGGAGGAAGTAGTCCTTTCCGTCGACCGTGAGGCGGTGAACGATCATGCGGCGATCCTTTCCGAGGGGATGATGTAGAACACTATCGCGGCGTCACGATACACCCGTATTCCGGACGAGTATGCTCGCAGCAGCCTCTGAGGGCGACACGAACGACCACACGAAAGGCATCCGTGGGCACACTCCGCTACGACGGCGAAAGCTACGAGCTCGACGACCGCCTCCTGTTCCACATGCAGATCGCGATCAGCACCAAGCTCCGCCGCGGGGAGAACTTCTTCCTCACCTGGCCGGTGCCGGCCGAGCTCGGCAGCGGGCGTCACACCGTCTGGGTCGACAACGGCGTTCCCCTGCACATCTTCTTCTCCGGCTCCAAGGTCCCGACGCTCAACAAGGACTGGATCGAGGCCATGATCCAGACCGCCAGCCGGGCCTCCGGGATGATCGTGATGGAGGAGTCCGAGATCCGCCCGAACCCCGGGCGTTGAGCGTGGCCCAGCGCTTATAGCGGAAGCGTTTCGCGAAAACAAGGCCCCCCGGATTTCTTGCTTCACCGAGCGGGTAGTTCGATCATCTAACTAGATCTTCGAATCGCCCCCGACGGATGAGGAAGTAAGGAAGAAGCCATGGCCGAGTCACTCGCAGACATCATCGACCTGCCCACCGAGTACGTCTCGTGGCACTCGCCCGCGGCCGCGCTGTGGGTCGCGTCGACGCCGACCGCGTACGTGGGCATGGTCGACCGCAACCACGACGGTTTCGTGGCCACCGACTGCACCGGCCGC
Proteins encoded:
- a CDS encoding EAL domain-containing protein; amino-acid sequence: MDGTLEDFARDFEIALAQRQVTAAYQPQIDVADGAVVGVEALARWTHPEHGEVAPDVFVDIAQKTGLLPLLTARIISDVTSQYIPGCTIDVAVNVSATQLEDPSLYDMFEGAFATGRCDPETLTVEVTESYSIEHPERVAAPLEALAAAGVTISVDDFGTGHSSFARVESLHASELKLDKSLVQADDRVREVAQIITEAHRRGIRVVGEGVESRAQLDRLASAGCDRAQGYLIARPQPAPALLSWYRMRTRES
- a CDS encoding SDR family NAD(P)-dependent oxidoreductase — its product is MEQTWFITGSSRGFGRSLVIAALRAGHRVAATARRPEQLDDLVAEYGDRILPLRLDVTDAARAAEALREAYERFGRLDVIVNNAGYANVSPIETTDDDDFRTQFETNFWGVYTISKAAIPLLRRQGGGLVIQFSSVGGRVGGSPGIASYQAAKFAIDGFSRVLRVETAPFGVKVLVVEPSGFRTDWAGSSMEVRAIPAGYESTVGAMNRRVRQSDDGPAGDPDRAAEILVRLAQTDDIPHNLPLGVNATEMSVAQDRRLLASDLAWAPVSRSADAAEPYPAPFPSA
- a CDS encoding MFS transporter → MRTRRWGEGSVGFNVTTSYLWFALTFWVYLETRSVLATGIVGGAYMLLVAVFSILFGTVVDRHRKQHVMLLASLLTLAAFSIAGVLYLVFPEEALLDLGGPMFWIFAGIILFGAVVENLRNIALSTTVTLLVPVERHANANGLVGTVQGLAFIVTSVFSGLSIGLLGMGWTLVIAIVLTGLAAFHLLMLRIPEELPERDASASAVDLRGSIAAIRQAPGLFALIVFSTFNNLIGGVYLALMDPYGLELFEVEMWGIVLGVASTGFIIGGLVVARFGLGANPIRTMLILVAVMGLLGATFTLREWWPLYAAGIWAYMALVPAVEASEQTVIQKIVPFARQGRVFGFAQALESAAAPITAFLIAPVTQFLIIPYMASDAGAATWGWLLGDGSARGIALVFLVSGLVMVGLSLGAFLTRSYRRLSAEYQGSANDTVVTAR
- a CDS encoding YdeI/OmpD-associated family protein; protein product: MADDPQRPSPDLLVVADQAAWRAWLDENERSSDGVWLVLAKKGVTDPTCLTYQEALIESLCSGWIDGQRRSRDATTFVQRYTPRRKTSLWSERNIRLVEGLIAEGRMRAAGHAEIERAKADGRWERAYAGPASIQVPDDLAAALAASPTAADTFAGLNGQNRYSVLHRIITAPSETSRANRLAKLVGMLERGETPHPQ
- a CDS encoding TetR/AcrR family transcriptional regulator, whose protein sequence is MTQQETSVSGPRRARSPEAKAAREHAILDAARALGRERGIRTVTLTDIADAVGMHKSAMLRYFETREEIFLRLTAEAWREWTPVLCDRVRRASTADGVAAAFASTLAARGAFCDLLAQAPLNLERNVSVEAVRSYKLTSGESLAEIADAVREALPGLSDPAARDLVAAATSLAGTFWQISTPPPEIAELYRSDPRLGHALIDLEPRLRRILRTYLTGALAA
- a CDS encoding cupin domain-containing protein, which translates into the protein MPSSPSPHVASLTDAADTYENDFGRISQLTAADFPILKRMSLKRIVLEPGGVREPQWNVNANQIAYVVRGTVLVSMLANADEFASFVVQPGQMYHVASGAIYHIENVGEETAEIIASLRTARPAHFSLQNSFNAMTDAVLGNTYDLPSSAFAAFDRHDAQQIVRREGPARIPDTAGLPNAHLFDIAGQNPPLSYDYGSARLGRKQFWAALDDLSMYSLEIGRTGMREPHWHPVTAELGYVQSGHARMTVLDPDGSLDTYELEPGNAYFIPRAYPHHIEALGDEGIHFLIFFDQPTPGDIGYRATASAFSREVLSSAFGVPEAQLPQFPFTPIDPLIVGRTNPVDPVE